One genomic segment of Besnoitia besnoiti strain Bb-Ger1 chromosome VII, whole genome shotgun sequence includes these proteins:
- a CDS encoding hypothetical protein (encoded by transcript BESB_077530): protein MHATRPGDPPADGSCDLEEGAGEAEEEEKAASAGDSGELEPEVSWRSMPHRPSLLPDGERPASAGASASAVSCLLSPDTSSERAPDAFDGADDEGPSVESPRTLLELLQETSHEGLLQALRPAGAPGTGISDGDPTDPAHEGTLQLPLLLSDEAAQTCLDRPHRPEARSADVQQKPGRGAEAAAEAQVRGDGDSLTFRDFRLAPQLLKSLDNLGFEIPSPVQCAAVPAALARRDLIVQAKSGTGKTVAFALSLLQRLVHEVAASRESARAAAAAPFCARVAHPRASAPVSPSQSPSSASAAPSATAAPAQSSPSEEESSGLAFGLVVTPTRELAVQVANEIFRLAWFLRAPRVRLACLFGGRPLAVCQEQLRERPHLLITTPGRLLSLLRSKATQKILAAWPCVCGARRKGRAPAHAARDTEALDAGNDHGDAGTETKPHGDAQAPSAEAKSDEGEQPLAWEKEDKKDDAFCRPCRRMAAARRLKQHLRVFVVDEADLLFDEFFRPQMQALLTSLLTRRMQVLAFSATFPPPLLCFFEELVETLDTKWLAAEGTRRRKKDEDSLRQRALAFVAAHAEAQRQGAGTPELARAYVGRVEVGAGRSGAGAHHAPPGKEAVATDAAAAHMKAVAQVGDGLAPATLREDPRPQISAASGGALPDPDAVPGESPALDGRGGRQTDERATAEFLSTAGGVPKERPAGRAAGAAASEPEAPPEEPRKFERILLCSSFILHDSKRKRETERRANASEQTARSRALAAAASSSSSSSVVSARAKRAAELARLYATAQPGAPRREAHECAPAAQDGEAQSGGKPGDATDSPETARAAAGDLRQTAPDREGSEEREDRRAAGRPAAGDDESPMDTAATPESGPEEGEQPLACAGGRGSEAADGALAHEGGKRLPRKGVSKGDEPKLAEGPTPATPAEGRQRAGAQATAKAAAEAEASADSHKEAGPVASVTASAPPLADVVPGSPDESVLTASQPPSTSFTAAASASARVASYSSSSVLSPHASSSTGSPPSQSPSSGAVDAAEPNDREERRKCQPASASLPSPLLAGIQYALLLVPDEPSPMRQLGAKVRVLLRVLSTLRFRQAIVFCNSFDSGAQVANCLNQLGVGAIYTSARLRQEDRVRALLALKRVECRVLVCSDVISRGVDAVGVDLTVNLDLPMDKQTFLHRSGRAGRFGGEGFCISIASEEEGPYWRYLAASFKIFLHSSLDALRRSGRRHAAAQPDASTGRGDSGYRERHDKTPSASCARQQRTGHTGARGSGEARDTSTCEKLDIRDGANEGFVRNCTPPDLAAGAPVSPGFWPWIVVADAGDRHSDYGKRTIFRRAPSLAFDCSPRVPGP from the exons ATGCACGCGACCCGCCCTGGCGACCCGCCCGCCGACGGAAGCTGCGACctggaggagggcgcaggggaggcggaagaggaagagaaagccGCTTCGGCAGGGGACAGCGGCGAACTCGAGCCGGAGGTGAGCTGGCGGTCGATGCCGCACcgtccttctctcctccCAGACGGTGAGCGCCCCGCCAGtgccggcgcgtccgcctccgctgtctcgTGTCTCCTCAGCCCTGACACCAGCTCCGAACGCGCGCCGGATGCTTTCGACGGCGCGGATGACGAAGGGCCGTCAGTAGAGAGCCCGCGCACTCTGCTGGAGCTCCTTCAAGAGACTTCGCACGAGGGCCTGCTGCAGGCCCTTCGCCCCGCCGGGGCGCCGGGGACGGGTATCTCCGACGGGGACCCCACAGACCCCGCACACGAGGGcactctgcagctgccccTGCTGCTCtccgacgaggcggcgcaaaCCTGCCTCGACAGGCCTCACCGACCTGAGGCGCGCTCTGCAGACGTGCAGCAGAAGCCAGGGCGCggtgcggaggcggccgctgaAGCCCAAGTCCGCGGAGATGGAGACAGCCTCACGTTTCGCGactttcgcctcgcgccacAGTTGCTCAAGAGCCTCGACAACCTCGGCTTCGAGATTCCTTCGCCGGTGCAGTGCGCCGCCGTTCCTGCTGCGCTGGCGAGACGCG ACTTGATCGTTCAGGCAAAGTCTGGCACTGGCAAGACCGTCGCGTTtgcgctctcgctgcttcaGCGGCTGGTGCACGaggtcgcggcgtcgcgcgaaagcgcgagggctgcggctgccgcccctttctgcgcgcgcgtcgcacaccctcgcgcttcggcgcctgtctctccttcgcagtcgccgtcgtctgcctctgctgctccctcagcgacggctgcgcctgctcagTCTTcgccgagcgaggaggagagttCTGGCCTCGCGTTCGGTCTCGTGGTCACTCCCACGCGCGAGCTGGCAGTCCAGGTGGCGAACGAAatcttccgcctcgcgtggTTTCTTCGAGCACCG CGTGTGCGGCTCGCATGCCTTTTTGGCGGGCGCCCGTTGGCGGTCTGCCAGGAGCAGCTGCGGGAGCGTCCGCACCTTCTCATCACGACGCCAG GGCGGCTGCTGAGTCTGCTGCGGAGCAAAGCGACGCAAAAAATTCTAGCTGCATGGccgtgtgtgtgcggcgcgcggaggaaaggACGAGCGCCCGCCCACGCAGCGCGAGACACAGAGGCACTGGACGCAGGAAACGAccacggagacgcaggcacaGAGACAAAGCCGCATGGCGACGCTCAAGCCCCGAGCGCGGAGGCCAAGTccgacgagggcgagcagcCTCTGGCATGGGAGAAGGAGGACAAGAAAGATGACGCATTTTGCAGGCCATGCCGCAGAATGGCCGCGGCTCGTCGCCTGAAGCAGCACTTGCGCGTGTTTGTCGTGGACGAGGCAGACCTCCTCTTTGATGAATTCTTCCGCCCTCAGATGCA GGCACTCCTCACGTCGCTTCTGACGCGGCGGATGCAGGTTTTGGCGTTTTCGGCTAcgtttccgccgccgcttttGTGCTTTTTTGAAGAGCTCGTGGAGACCTTGGACACCAAGTGGCTCGCAGCGGAGggcacgcggaggagaaaaaaagacgaggACAGTCTCCGCCAAAGGGCGCTTGCGTTCgtggcggcgcacgcggaggcgcagagacagggcGCGGGGACTCCCGAACTGGCGAGAGCCTACGTCGGGCGAGTCGAGGTCGGCgcgggccgcagcggcgcaggcgcccacCACGCGCCTCCCGGCAAAGAGGCGGTAGCtacagacgcggcggccgcacacATGAAAGCCGTCGCTCAGGTAGGCGATGGCCTGGCGCCTGCTACGCTGCGGGAGgacccgcggccgcagatTTCTGCGGCGAGCGGTGGCGCCCTGCCCGACCCCGACGCTGTGCCGGGCGAGTCGCCTGCACTGGATGGACGTGGGGGGCGACAGACCGACGAACGCGCCACCGCCGAATTCCTCAGCACGGCAGGGGGTGTGCCGAAGGAGCGGCCGGcaggtcgcgccgccggcgccgcggcttcagaGCCTGAGGCTCCCCCCGAGGAGCCTCGCAAGTTTGAGCGCATCCTCCTTTGCTCGTCGTTCATTCTCCACGACAGCAAGCGGAAGCGGGAAACCGAACGCCGCGCGAACGCATCGGAACAGACCGCCCGCagtcgcgcgctggcggcggccgcgtcttcctcgtcgtcgtcttccgtgGTGTCCGCTCGCGCGAAACGGGCCGCTGAGCTGGCGCGACTCTACGCGACAGCTCAGCCAGGCGCTCCACGAAGGGAGGCTCACGAATGCGCTCCGGCAGCTCAGGatggcgaggcgcagagcggtGGCAAGCCGGGTGACGCGACCGACTCGCCAGAGACTGccagggcggcggccggggACTTGCGACAGACTGCGCCTGACAGAGAAGGAAGTGAGGAAAGAGAGGACCGCCGGGCAGCGGGCCGCCCGGCAGCAGGGGATGATGAATCGCCCATGGACACAGCGGCAACGCCAGAGAGCGGCCCTGAAGAGGGCGAACAgcctctcgcgtgcgcaggcggacgcgggagcgaagccgcggacggcgcgctAGCGCACGAGGGGGGTAAGAGGCTGCCGAGAAAAGGCGTGAGCAAGGGGGATGAGCCGAAGCTAGCGGAGGGACCGACACCGGCTACGCCAGCAGAAGGCAGGCAACGCGCGGGCGCCCAAGCaaccgcgaaggcggccgctGAGGCTGAAGCCAGCGCAGATTCACACAAAGAGGCGGGACCCGTTGCTTCAGTGACTGCGTCAGCGCCGCCACTCGCTGATGTTGTCCCTGGGTCGCCGGACGAGTCTGTGTTAACGGCTTCACAGCCTCCTTCCACCTCGTTTacggccgctgcctccgcgtcagCTCGGGTGGCCTCGTATTCTTCATCGTCTGTGCTATCGCCTCATGCCTCGTCTTCTACcgggtcgccgccgtcgcagtCTCCGTCGTCAGGTGCCGTCGATGCTGCCGAGCCTAATGACCGCGAAGAACGGCGAAAGTGTCAACCTGCATCCGCATCGcttccgtcgcctctcctggCTG GCATCCAGTATGCACTTTTGCTTGTTCCCGACGAGCCGTCGCCCATGCGCCAGCTGGGCGCTAAGGTTCGGGtactcctccgcgtcctgtCGACCCTCCGATTCCGACAAGCGATTGTTTTTTGCAACAGTTTTGACTC GGGAGCGCAGGTCGCGAACTGCCTCAACCAGCTAGGCGTTGGCGCGATATATACCAG CGCACGTCTGCGTCAGGAGGATCGCGTGCGGGCCTTGCTTGCGCTGAAGCGAGTTGAGTGCCGCGTCTTGGTCTGCTCGGATGTC atcAGCCGGGGAGTTGATGCTGTCGGTGTAGATCTGACAGTCAATCTCGACTTGCCTATG GACAAACAAACCTTCCTGCACCGCAGCGGGCGTGCTGGACGCTTTGGCGGCGAGGGTTTCTGCATCTCGATTGCGTCTGAAGAGGAGGGTCCGTACTGGCGATATCTAGCTGCGTCCTTCAAGATCTTCCTCCACTCGTCGCTTGACGCGCTCCGTCGTTCCGGCCGGCGacacgctgcagcgcagcccgATGCGTCCACCGGGCGTGGAGACAGCGGATACAGAGAGCGGCACGATAAGACTCCGTCTGCTTCCTGCGCTCGTCAGCAGAGGACGGGGCACACTGGAGCGCGAGGGTCCGGCGAGGCTCGCGATACAAGCACCTGCGAGAAACTGGATATACGTGATGGGGCGAATGAGGGCTTCGTCCGCAACTGCACACCCCCTGacctcgccgcgggcgcgccggttTCGCCGGGG TTCTGGCCGTGGATCGTCGTCGCCGATGCTGGAGACAGGCACTCAGATTACGGGAAAAGGACAATTTTTCGCAGAGCCCCATCGCTCGCGTTCGACTGCTCTCCTCGGGTGCCGGGTCCATAA
- a CDS encoding hypothetical protein (encoded by transcript BESB_077540) translates to MSGDSARSARDGRQRGSMESRHFSTYSSPPASQRPPSASRLTSRTSPSSPFPSSISSAQSTPAYSASFSPAMRPAATPSFPSDSADVLPHHNHFSPLFPPGCPYTPLGLLGTGAVAKVYHCLDRRSNPPTHVAVKVFAVSPGLQIRKQIIKRNPVLRQQVMHEKEILRRLSVPLSQAAPGPARASSAPSVSSSPFPLSASPVLASSAAAGPREAEACETRDNCQARGSREGEETGREGDALPSASSTSQDAEGVFSAARPGDPDGEGGGAGPPPEPLFCPFIPRLLHSFQDSQRLFLVMHLSGFSDLQEILRRVSPAPALPPSLAASLPTAASPSPIQLSAVAAKTWIAELVGALEWMRRHGVVHRDLKPRNLVISKEGHLAVVDFGSSLLLPADWNGGSSNASEDGASDRDAERRKLEIHGLRRRFAGSRCSSSDSLSFSIPSETPRDLSAASPASVTSARAWGPAPAASEPPAHASSLVLPPSPSLPLPHSASLRVAASPSQHLSAASSLSLSHTPSLLLSPSLSLRLPPSCASACPLPSSAASPSGTSASSASFSVSSSPLLASFSPATPCQTSSPAFVAASPSSTFCPASPEASGASAHAQRLALAGSSDAAADKHREDLRRPQGDYAAAEGAPGGPSQERVGATEKPAGGALECKSPEQPSGNPGAAAEASAALGASLALVPELAGTYLYAAPECFKQATAAGEPGCASAVQEAKARGGALAAERQALSAEGSAACSEATETPGLCGQAGGDSRQPTPEATSSSPDMPSASPVSVASPSSACPSSFPSSVQSPARPSPSGAGASSAGCASGGAASQSSVHFALDLWSLGCIAYEVLCGRPAFEAANAQETIARITSGQVDFPPSLPADARDFISRLLALEPSARLGFSNFDELKFHPFLAPFSDALWRLPSVPLTRIYERRRQKKRHLTGDFSGLGALAADAARTDRLPGVTAERYRADDPRRDEKGRRASAGEAPVMRREREPRAEEPRGEGAAGEGDAKSSHGEVKDLGAREHAPSHAPQDERKASDERGVSWQDQKREALETNARVQGVACEREGRRVVEPRATTPTLASSWVFGPKHGKRDTAVSSQLSQVFAESQYTPTRSQPSSVPVSPSAGGSGPHLASFVVSRQASFEGLSQRRGSPLELGFGPSNFDVFSPSQSRLSSPSVPLRAALGDAGSVAPAAVETRQPLGASFALLQSEIMPEVADGYDEPGDLESSLELTPSLGFDSSSLRRAAIASLASCSESSHRAVSALSPLRVPFCAFAAPTDELSLDQGARRDAEELRPPPRVWQAARRHVQRPPSPAGDAEGVASARRPAGQRPRETRHKRASSRGASPLGGGGGSPELPRATDRVRVAHGDRPEAASRRGRAQRRDRGKPRRRASRRHEGERSRDLRRCAEEDAASDDYGNASSGGRGGQQGRRDSSREETSSEGRLEASWRPARSGGRVGRRLEGEVEGGADSEGTYLRLETGSRSLSREPLEGYAPFVAAAESIYVSEGERPFATAPPAGGPLASFLHDDECAVLWGPLTRMQEVTTPCERLCWACMRRRGYQLYGNSHAALQPEPCLALLTDQARLLLLDPCKCSLKKSILLSGEGIAVAPEGGDVLFYQSPRYSLLFLDDLKQADLWAEMMRRTIFLRGRSRSAAPPARRFSLCRRRALSLLPPSRRVFSSLASLCASREKPRFSKTRRGDSGLTRAGRGGERPPEGPEALSDDAARVLPASRSASPTPTGSRGVGGGTRRSRGPRRLSERRLRDDSLSSRSRISDGDGTPKMSSDTHGKAACVLRRRRSSVEKSTTAGGDGEERDETDCDAFSQRLEDDAEPRSPRNGWEAEGGGRGGGELDSSGPGRHPVASRKLSGLSLPRALLGEAKKVGNAAAGAVRTLHRKWKNQGSFSLHL, encoded by the exons ATGTCTGGCGACTCGGCTCGCTCCGCCCGCGacgggagacagaggggTAGCATGGAGAGCCGGCATTTCTCTACCtactcgtctccgccggcgtcgcagcgTCCCCCTTCTGCCTCCCGTTTGACAAGTCGGACCTCACCCTCTTCGCCGTTTCCCTCCTCCATCTCATCTGCACAGTCCACGCCGGCGTACTCGGCTTCGTTCTCGCCTGCGATGCGGCCTGCCGCGACGCCCAGCTTTCCAAGTGACTCCGCGGATGTGCTGCCTCATCACAATCACTTCTCCCCTCTCTTCCCGCCCGGCTGCCCCTACACTCCGCTCGGCCTCCTCGGTACGGGCGCCGTCGCAAAAGTCTATCACTGCCTCGACAGAAGAAGCAATCCGCCCACCCATGTCGCCGTCAAAGTC TTTGCGGTGTCTCCGGGTCTGCAGATTCGAAAGCAAATTATTAAGCGAAACCCCGTTCTGCGGCAGCAGGTTATGCACGAGAAGGAAATTCTTCGGCGACTCAGCGTACCGCTCTCGCAAGCAGCGCCTgggcctgcgcgtgcgtcgtctgccccgtcggtctcgtcgtcgcccttcccGCTGTCGGCGTCTCCAGTTTTggcttcttccgctgcggcagggcctcgggaggcggaggcgtgcgagacgcgagacaattgccaggcgcgcggcagccgcgagggcgaggagaccggccgagagggcgacgcgcttcccagcgccagcagcactTCCcaggacgccgagggcgtcttctccgcggcgaggcctggCGACCCGGacggggagggcggcggcgcggggcccCCCCCGGAGCCCCTCTTTTGTCCATTCattccgcggctgctgcattCGTTTCAAGACAGCCAGCGTTTGTTTCTCGTGATGCATTTGTCGGGGTTTTCGGATCTGCAGGAAattctgcggcgcgtgagtccggcgccggcgttacccccgtcgctcgccgcgtcgttgccgacggccgcctcgccgtcgccgattCAGCTGAGTGCGGTCGCCGCCAAGACGTGGATCGCCGAGCTGGTGGGCGCGCTGGAGTGGATGCGCCGGCATGGCGTAGTGCATCGGGACTTGAAGCCGCGGAACCTCGTGATTTCGAAGGAGGGACATCTGGCGGTTGTCGACTTTGGCTCTTCACTTCTGCTTCCGGCAGACTGGAACGGGGGCAGCTCGAACGCGAGTGAAGACGGCgccagcgaccgcgacgcggagcgacgCAAGCTGGAGATTCATGggctccggcggcgcttcgctggcagccgctgcagctcctcggACTCTCTGTCGTTCAGCATCCCGTCTGAGACGCCTCGCGACCTGAGCGCGGCTTCCCCTGCCTCCGTCAcatccgcgcgcgcctggggaccggcgcccgcggcttctgagccgccggcgcatgcgtcgtcgctcgtcttgccgccctcgccgtcgttgcCCCTGCCGCactctgcctcgctgcgtgtcgcggcgtctccgtcgcagcatttgtctgctgcctcctcgctctcgctgtctcacacgccctctctgctgctgtcgccgtcgttgTCGCtccggctgccgccgtcgtgtgcctctgcgtgcccGCTGCCGTCCTCGGCCGCGTCCCCGTCCGGGACGTCTGCGTCGAGCGCGTCGTTCTCggtttcttcctcgccgctgctcgcctcgttttcgccggcgacgccctgTCAAacgtcctcgcctgcgttcgtggcggcctcgccttcgtcgacCTTCTGTCCTGCGTCGCCAGAAGCAAGTGGGGCGTCGGCGCATGCCCagcggctcgctctcgcgggcagctcagacgcagcggccgaCAAGCATCGGGAGGATCTGCGCCGCCCCCAGGGGGACTACGCGGCAGCTGAGGGGGCGCCTGGCGGTCCCTCTCAGGAGCGAGTCGGCGCGACTGAGAagcccgcgggcggcgccctcgagtGCAAGAGCCCGGAGCAGCCATCGGGCAAccccggcgcagctgcagaggcctccgcggccctcggcgcctcgctggcgctcgtCCCCGAATTGGCTGGCACGTACCTCTACGCGGCGCCCGAGTGCTTCAAACAGGCAacggctgccggcgagccgggctgcgcctcagccgttcaagaggcgaaggctcgcggaggcgcgcttGCCGCGGAACGCCAGGCCCTCAGCGCGGAGGGAagcgccgcgtgcagcgaggcgacggagactcCTGGGTTGTGCGggcaggcgggcggcgactcgAGGCAGCCCACGCCGGAAGCCACGTCGAGTTCGCCAGACATGCCGTCGGCCTCGCCCGTGTCTgttgcgtcgccttcctccgcgtgccCCTCTTCGTTTCCCTCCTCCGTCCAGTCccccgcgcggccgtcgccgagcggcgccggcgcctcttcaGCCGGCTGCGCTTCGGGGGGCGCTGCGTCGCAATCCTCAGTGCACTTTGCGTTGGATCTGTGGTCGCTTGGATGCATTGCGTACGAGGTGCTGTGCGGCCGGCCGGCGTTCGAGGCCGCGAACGCACAAGAGACGATTGCGCGAATCACCTCGGGACAGGTGGACTtcccgccttcgcttcccgcggacgcgcgcgacttcATCTCGCGGCTGCTTGCGCTGGAGCCAAGCGCGCGTTTGGGCTTTAGCAACTTCGACGAACTCAAATTCCACCCCTTCCTCGCCCCGTTCAGCGACGCGCTTTGGCGGCTGCCCTCCGTGCCGCTCACGCGCATCTACGAGCGCAGACGGCAGAAGAAACGTCACCTGACAGGCGACTTCTCCGGGCTgggggcgctggcggccgacgccgcgcggacggACAGGCTTCCGGGGGTCACCGCGGAGCGCTACAGAGCTGACGATCCGCGCCGAGACGAGaaggggcgccgcgcgagcgcaggcgaggcgcccgtgatgaggcgagagcgcgagccgagggcggaggagccgcgcggagagggcgcggccggggagggcgacgcgaagtCAAGCCACGGCGAAGTGAAAGACCTCGGCGCGAGGGAGCACGCGCCgagccacgcgccgcaggatgagcggaaagcgagcgatgagcgcggcgtctcttggCAGGaccagaagcgcgaggcgcttgagACGAACGCCCGCGTGCAGGGCGTGGCCTGCGAACGGGAGGGCCGCCGCGTGGTCGAGCCCCGGGCGACCACGCCGACTCtggcgtcttcatgggtgTTCGGACCGAAACACGGAAAGCGAGACACCGCGGTGTCGTCCCAGCTTTCGCAGGTCTTCGCAGAGTCGCAGTATACGCCGACCAGATCCCAACCCTCGTCGGTGCCGgtctcgccctctgccggCGGCTCTGGACCCCACCTCGCGTCGTTTGTCGTCAGCCGGCAGGCGTCGTTCGAAGGCCTCTCGCAACGCCGCGGATCTCCACTCGAGCTGGGGTTTGGCCCGTCGAACTTCGacgtcttctcgccttctcagTCGCGTTTGTCATCGCCGTCGGTGCCCCTGAgagccgcgctcggcgacgcaggcagcgtcgcgccggccgccgttgagacgcggcagcccctcggcgcgtccttcgcgctgctgcagtctgAGATCATGCCCGAAGTTGCGGACGGATACGACGAGCCGGGAGACCTCGAGTCGTCTCTGGAGTTGACGCCCTCGCTCGGTTTCGACTCGTCTTCACTCCGCCGAGCGGCGATCGCCTCGCTTGCTTCGTGCTCCGAGTCGTCTCATCGCGCGGTCTCTGCTCTGTCGCCGTTGCGGGTgcccttctgcgcctttGCCGCGCCGACAGACGAGCTGAGCCTCGACCaaggcgcccgcagagacgccgaggagctgcggccgccgccgcgcgtgtggCAAGCCGCCAGGCGGCACGTACAGCGGCCCCCCAgccctgcaggcgacgccgaaggcgtcgcctctgcgcgcaggcccgcggggcAGCGGCCGAGGGAGACCAGACACaagcgcgcgtcgtcgcgaggcgccagtcccctcgggggcggcggggggtcTCCGGAGCTCCCCCGGGCGACGGACCGGGTACGAGTCGCTCACGGGGACAGACCAGAGGCTGCGAGCCGCCGAGGACGAGCCCAAAGAAGAGACCGAGGCAAGCCCAGGCGCCGGGCCAGCCGGAGACACGAAGGGGAGCGCAGTCGTGATCTGAGGCggtgcgcagaggaggatgcagcgagcgacgacTACGGGAACGCGTCGTCGGGGGGTCGTGGAGGACAACAGGGGCGCAGAGACTCGtcgagggaggagacgagctCCGAGGGACGCCTGGAGGCGTCATGGAGACCCGCCCGCAGCGGGGGGAGGGTCGGGCGCAGACTGGAAGGGGAagtggaaggcggcgccgactcCGAAGGAACCTACCTGCGGCTCGAGACGGGGTCGCGGAGTCTGTCGCGTGAACCGCTGGAAGGCTACGCGCCCTTTGTTGCTGCAGCCGAAAGCATCTACGTCTCCGAAGGCGAGCGTCCATTTGCGACCGCGCCCCCAGCCGGAGGGCCTCTCGCATCCTTCCTCCACGACGACGAGTGTGCAGTGTTATGGGGTCCGCTCACGCGCATGCAAG AAGTTACAACCCCCTgcgagcgcctctgctgggcttgcatgcggcgacgcggctaCCAGCTCTACGGAAACAGTCAcgcagcgctgcagccggAGCCTTGTCTGGCGCTTCTCACCGAtcaggcgcgcctgctgcttctcgaTCCTTGCAAATGCAGCCTCAAG AAGAGCATTTTGCTGTCCGGCGAAGGCATCGCTGTGGCGccggaaggaggcgacgtcCTCTTCTACCAATCGCCGCGATACTCGCTGCTGTTCCTAGACGACCTCAAGCAAGCGGATCTCTGGGCGGAAATGATGAGGCGCACAATTTTCTTG CGGGGGCGCTCGCGGTCTGCCGCccctccagcgcggcggtTTTCCCTctgtcgcaggcgcgcgttgtctctgctgcctccctcccggcgcgtcttctcgtcgctcgcctcgctctgcgcgagccgcgagaagccgcgcttTTCcaagacgcggcgcggcgattCAGGCTTGACAAGAGCCGGTCGAGGGGGTGAACGACCCCCAGAGGGCCCTGAGGCCCTctcagacgacgcggcgcgcgtcctgcCCGCCAGTCGGTCGGCATCTCCGACGCCGacgggctcgcgcggcgtaGGCGGGGGCACGCGGCGGTCGAGGGGCCCCCGGCGTCTTagcgagcggcgcctgcgcgacgatTCTCTATCGTCGCGTTCACGCATTTCCGATGGTGATGGAACGCCAAAGATGAGCTCTGACACGCACGGAAAGGCAGCATGcgtgctgcgtcgccggcggtcTTCGGTCGAGAAATCGACAACAGCCGGGGgtgacggcgaggagagagacgagaccgATTGTGACGCGTTCTCTCAGCGCctggaggacgacgcggagccTCGTTCCCCGCGAAACGGctgggaggcggagggcggcggacgcggtggcggcgagTTGGACTCGTCGGGTCCCGGGCGGCACCCTGTAGCCAGCAGAAAGCTCTCTGGTCTGTCGCTTCCTCGTGCGCTTTTgggcgaagcgaagaaagtcgggaacgccgccgcgggtgctGTCCGCACACTGCATAGAAAGTGGAAAAATCAAGGCAGCTTTTCTCTGCACTTGTAA
- a CDS encoding hypothetical protein (encoded by transcript BESB_077520), translated as MTVDCPCEKSVCSWLVASTGGGKEATQASAAGVPHMAPNPVEDTRALGDSGDGRRDNEARVSETSTRRRASDGNPTMRFEISSYSPYGSGLIEQVLPVEDTVPLSVICPTDSSSAPSSLDWRRTQHVWGATCASLPSSASPLAAVLSPGRRVVQLNGHRADTQGETVVRRQRDKPSNTAVSRAWLKSSGELYIEPLRDAVSQVGPTQAHAAQSRTSRLGVGASAPRESAELGLVSESTDDEHSGVQEAEDRGGKKSSEETQAPYAHGSVAVVSATTTETARNILLRCLGPTGTTEGPAADGGMPERLKRSSFIPDALARSPAPNDSVKLVCDKSRPADKAVSRPDTGCKHTYMQEGKTESVGARTGSSPDAKQPSHSCVSEAVDQHAMWCIFMHASGALVRKTISQLGQRACLSKDTETGVWQWAAARGVVGTRGKANEDHHMRLPIYEVKTLHAQLWKAFNASSATQ; from the coding sequence ATGACTGTAGACTGCCCTTGCGAAAAGTCCGTGTGCAGCTGGCTAGTGGCTTCCACCGGGGGTGGCAAGGAGGCAACGCAGGCTTCTGCCGCAGGAGTCCCTCATATGGCGCCGAACCCGGTAGAGGACACGCGTGCTCTAGGCGACAGCGGGGATGGACGCCGAGACAATGAGGCTAGAGTCAGCGAGACGTCTACACGCCGGCGTGCTTCCGATGGGAACCCCACGATGAGGTTCGAGATCAGCTCCTACTCCCCATACGGGAGTGGGCTCATTGAACAAGTCCTTCCGGTTGAGGACACAGTCCCGTTGTCTGTTATTTGCCCGACGGATTCGTCATCTGCGCCGTCGAGCCTGGACTGGCGCCGTACTCAGCATGTGTGGGGTGCCACGTGTGCTTCCCTCCCATCGTCCGCCTCACCCCTGGCTGCGGTGCTCTCTCCTGGACGGCGTGTAGTGCAACTGAACGGTCACAGAGCCGACACTCAAGGGGAAACAGTTGTGCGGAGACAAAGGGATAAGCCGTCCAACACCGCCGTATCTCGTGCGTGGCTAAAGTCGTCTGGTGAACTATACATCGAGCCTTTGCGAGACGCGGTGTCACAGGTCGGCCCTAcacaggcgcacgcggcgcagtcCCGAACATCGAGGCTGGGCGTCGGAGCGAGCGCCCCGCGGGAGAGCGCCGAACTTGGGCTTGTGTCTGAGAGCACTGACGACGAACACAGCGGCGtgcaggaggcagaggacagGGGCGGCAAGAAAAGTAGCGAGGAAACGCAGGCACCGTACGCACACGGGTCGGTTGCTGTCGTGAGTGCCACGACCACAGAAACAGCGCGTAACATCCTATTGAGGTGTCTAGGCCCTACGGGTACGACGGAAGGCCCCGCCGCAGATGGAGGGATGCCGGAAAGGCTGAAGCGTTCGTCTTTTATTCCGGATGCTTTGGCTCGTTCGCCCGCCCCCAACGACTCCGTCAAGCTGGTGTGCGACAAGTCGAGACCTGCAGACAAGGCTGTGTCTCGCCCAGACACGGGTTGCaagcatacatacatgcaagAGGGCAAAACCGAGAGCGTGGGAGCGCGGACGGGATCCAGTCCGGACGCGAAGCAGCCCTCTCATTCTTGTGTTTCAGAGGCTGTTGATCAGCATGCGATGTGGTGCATTTTCATGCATGCTAGCGGCGCTCTGGTGCGCAAAACCATTTCGCAGTTGGGACAACGAGCGTGCCTCTCCAAAGACACTGAAACAGGTGTGTGGCAGTGGGCGGCCGCTAGGGGAGTCGTAGGGACACGTGGCAAAGCCAACGAAGACCATCACATGAGGCTCCCGATCTACGAGGTGAAGACCTTGCATGCACAGCTCTGGAAGGCATTCAACGCAAGTTCAGCGACGCAGTGA